From the genome of Danio rerio strain Tuebingen ecotype United States chromosome 2, GRCz12tu, whole genome shotgun sequence, one region includes:
- the zgc:56628 gene encoding LIM domain transcription factor LMO4: MCFVVGSDPFNMVNSACNTQAAHVRMGALAWKRCVGCGCKISDRFLLFALDGYWHCHCLKCSCCQAQLAEIGSSCFTKRGLILCKSDYLRLFGHSGACRACGTSIPANEMVMRAQGNVFHVKCFVCSICHNQLVPGDRFHYANGKLYCERDKSAASEHSDSLREHDISQQKS; this comes from the exons ATGTGCTTTGTTGTAGGTAGTGACCCATTTAATATGGTAAACAGTGCATGCAATACACAAGCAGCTCATGTCAGAATGGGGGCTCTGGCGTGGAAGCGGTGTGTTGGATGTGGATGCAAGATTTCGGACCGCTTCCTCCTGTTTGCTTTGGATGGGTACTGGCACTGCCACTGTCTCAAGTGCTCCTGCTGCCAAGCCCAGCTGGCTGAAATTGGCTCATCGTGTTTCACAAAGCGTGGCTTGATCCTCTGCAAAAGTGACTATTTAAG ATTATTTGGCCACAGTGGTGCCTGCAGGGCCTGCGGTACCTCCATCCCAGCAAATGAAATGGTAATGCGTGCACAAGGCAATGTTTTCCATGTCAAG TGTTTTGTATGCTCCATCTGCCATAACCAGCTTGTACCTGGTGACCGCTTTCACTACGCAAATGGAAAACTGTACTGTGAGCGGGACAAATCTGCAGCTTCTGAACACTCGGATTCACTCAGGGAGCATGACATATCCCAACAAAAATCCTGA